Part of the Methanococcus maripaludis genome is shown below.
CACCTTCTTCGGCCATTGCTTTTAATCTAATAATTCCAGTTGTAGTTTCTTCACAACCGCCCATTATTTTTCCGATTAATTCAGTTCTTTGGGTATGAATTAAGAATATTAAATCTGCACCATCATCAATTATGATATCGGGATTTGAATCGAGAACCAAATTTAAATTTTCATAGTATTCCTCGTTGGTTTCTCCACGCCATGCGTAAACTTCCATTCCTTTTTCAACGCATGCTGCTGCAACGTCGTCCTGTGTTGAAAGTGGATTACAGCCAGTAATTACAATTTTTGCGCCGCCTTCCATGAGTGTTTCTGCTAAAATCGCAGTTTTAGCTTCTAAATGAAGTGCCATTCCAATTGTAATTCCGTTAAAAGGCTTATCTTTTTTAAAATCTTCCCTTATACGACAAAGAACAGGCATGTGTTTTTTAGCCCATTCCATTTTTAGGTGTCCGCTTGGAGCAAGACCCATGTCCTTAACTTTACTCACTGTTTCACCATAGATATAAAAAATCTTTAACAAATTCTTTAGCAAATCATATTCGGTTTCATACAATATAAATTTTAGTAAGAAATCTATTCCTTACATTCCTTTTTATATAATTTTATCAGATTTCTATTTGATTTTGTTACAATATTTCAAGGGAAAAACATGAAACTAAAAAAGAAATTTTTGGAAAAGTCAAAAAAAATTGCTGAAGAAAGAATTGATATACTGATGAATTTGGCTGAAAAAGAATCAAAAGACGGAAAAACTGATCGTTCAAAAAATTATGTTGTTTTGGGTAAAAAAATAGCAATGCGAATGAGAATGCCCTATCCAAAAGAATGGAAAAGAAGAATTTGCAAAAATTGTGGTTCTTTTTTAATTTATGGTAAAAATTCAAGGGTTAGAACGAAGGCAAAAAATTACCCTCATGTTGTAATTACATGTCTTGAATGCAATTCCATTACAAGAATACCCATTAAAACAGAAAAAAAATGAAAAATTATTAACTTTTTAATGGTTGTTTAAATATACACATAATTACCTACACAAAAACAATATAGTATATAATCGGCAAAAAATCTTTCAAGTTATATGGAGCCGATATCATGGAAGTTTTTGATAGTAGTATTGAGCGATTCGAAAAATTAAAAGAAAACCATCAAACCCAAAATGATACTGAAAATATCATTGAAGATTTAAAAAATTCATCTGAAAATGAAGAATTCGAAACTGTTGAAGCTGATTTTCAGGAATCTGAAAACATATGTATTGAGAATGATGACTTTGAATCCCTTGCCTATAATTTAAAAAATTCTATGGACAATATTTTTACTAAAATCAAACTTGCAATGGATAAACCAGCAATTCAGATTAAAAAAATTGAAACTGGCTCTGAAGGAAACAATAATTTACTCGAATCAATAAATAATAAACTGGATATATTAATAGCTTCAAATAATGAACAAACATCTAAATTAGATGTAATAACTTCAGAAATCGATAATGTATTATCAACTATCGACAACAATTCTGAAAAAATAATCGATGCACTAGATGCCCAAAATGTCAAAATTTCAGGACTTTTGAACCTTCTTCAGGAAATTTACGAAGGCGTACAAGATATAAAATATCTCTTAAAAGAATTCACGCCTGAAAATATAGACCGGGCTTCTGGTGTTGTAGATAATTTAAAATGTAAAATTGACAATTATATGGACAACATTAATGAAAAAGCGGAAGTTTAGGTGGAAGTATGGTTAAAGTAGCAGTTACGGGAGCACTCGGTAGAATGGGAAGTGGAATTATAAAAACAATTACTGAAACTGATGGATTAGATGTAGTTGCAGCAATTGATATTCCAAACCACCCTAAAAAAGGCCAAGATATTGGGGAATTAACGGGCCTTGGAAAAATTGGTGTATCATTGAGCACTTCAGACGAACTTGAAGCTATTTTAAAAGAATCTGGTGCAGAAGTATTGGTTGATTTTACAGCAGCTGCCCCATGCGTTAATACTGCAAAAACAGCAGCTAAACTTGGAGTAAATTTGGTTATCGGAACTACCGGATTTACACCCGAACAAAGAGCTGAAATGGAAAATGCAATTTCTGAGAACAAAGTTGCAGCAACCATCTCACAAAACTATGCAGTTGGAGTAAACATATTCTTTAAAACACTTGAACTTCTCGCGCAAAAACTTGGAGATTACGATATCGAAATTCTTGAAATGCACCACAAATTCAAAAAAGATGCA
Proteins encoded:
- the dapB gene encoding 4-hydroxy-tetrahydrodipicolinate reductase, whose amino-acid sequence is MVKVAVTGALGRMGSGIIKTITETDGLDVVAAIDIPNHPKKGQDIGELTGLGKIGVSLSTSDELEAILKESGAEVLVDFTAAAPCVNTAKTAAKLGVNLVIGTTGFTPEQRAEMENAISENKVAATISQNYAVGVNIFFKTLELLAQKLGDYDIEILEMHHKFKKDAPSGTALRAAEIIQNNLNRDSNIIYGREGITGERTKEEICIHALRGGDIVGDHTVIFTTDGERLELSHRVTSRQSLVSGAIRAIQFVADKKEGIYNTFDVLDLN
- a CDS encoding ribonuclease P protein component 4, with protein sequence MKLKKKFLEKSKKIAEERIDILMNLAEKESKDGKTDRSKNYVVLGKKIAMRMRMPYPKEWKRRICKNCGSFLIYGKNSRVRTKAKNYPHVVITCLECNSITRIPIKTEKK